The genomic interval CTAATTCATCAATAAAATCAGATTTTTGATGGATCAGTTCGATAACATCGTTATGGGGATTAAATTGTTGCTCTAAGTTTTCGGCCTGTGTTTTCATCAACGCTTTAAATTCACCAACCGGTTGCGTTGTCGAAAATAATCCACTAAAAATGCTCATGATTTAGACCTCGTCTGCACGCAAAGTTAAGACATCATAGCCTGTTTCCGTGACCAAAATAGTATGCTCCCACTGTGCGGATAAAGAGCGATCCTTGGTGACAGCCGTCCAGCCGTCTTTAAGTATTTTTGTTTGACGTTTTCCCATATTTAGCATCGGTTCAATCGTAAAAATCATCCCTGGCTTAAACAGTTCACCCGTCCCCATTTTTCCATAGTGCATGACATGAGGCGGTTCGTGGAATTTTTTACCGACTCCATGCCCACAAAATTCTTGTACCACGGAATAGCGGTGTTTGTGAGCATGTTTTTGAATCACATAACCAATATCCCCAAAATGATTTCCCGGTTTTATTTGTTCAATCCCAAGAAACATGGCTTCACGCGTTATTTCAATAAGACGTTTTGCAAAAGGAGTCACTTGACCGATACAAAACATCTGACTGGTATCACCATGATAGCCTGCTTTAATCACCGTAATATCAATATTAATAATATCGCCTTTTTTAAGTTTTTTCTCAGAAGGGATACCATGACAAACTTGCTGATTAACCGAGGTACAAATTGATTTAGGGAAGCCTTTATAATTTAAAGGGGCGGGAATCGTTTGCTGACTATTAACCATATAATCATGGCAAATATCATTGAGTTCATTAGTTGAAATACCAGCAACAACGTGAGGGGCGATCATGTCTAAAACGTCGGCAGCAAGTTTACCTGCTACACGCATTTTTTCAATTTCGTCAGCGGTCTTGATAAGGATGCTCATTGAATAATGGGGGGGGTTAGTGGATAGATGTTGGTTAGGTTAACGCAATCTATTCGTTTTAGTTAGGCTTATTCTCTTTTTTTATAGAAAAAGATAAGCTCCGATAAAGGGTTATCGTGCAAATTAGTTCAAGTTTTAAATGTTTAGTTGATCTTTATTTTACGCTATTTTACGGATAAATTATTGGTATAAAAATTAAATTATGATATAAAGGTAAGTTATTTTTAATTTAATACTCACATTTATCGACACGCTTGGTAGGGTGCTTGTTGTCAAACAGGTTGCTAGGCGGGATAAGTAGAGGCGTAACCCATAATCACTTTAGTTATAAAGTGGTTTAATTATCAGGAGAAAAAAATGGCAGCAGTGTCAATGCGTCAAATGTTGGAAGCCGGAGTTCATTTCGGACATCAAACACGTTACTGGAACCCCAAAATGGCTAATTACCTTTTTGGCGCGCGTAATAAAATTCATATCATTAATTTGGAACAGTCCCTTCCCTTATTTAATGACGCAATGAATTACTTAGGTCAAGTGACTGCAAATAAAGGTAATATTTTATTTGTGGGGACTAAAAAAGCAGCGCGTAAAGCGGTTGCCGAGCAAGCCAAATTATGTGGAATGCCCTATGTAAATCATCGTTGGTTGGGTGGAATGCTCACCAATTATAAAACCATTAAAAAATCAATTAATCGCCTCAAAGAATTAGAAGCGATGAAAGCCGATGGAACGTTATATCAACGTTTTAGTAAAAAAGAAGCCTTGGGCATGGATCGTGAGTTAGAAAAACTTGAGCGTAGCCTAGGTGGAATCAAAGATATGCGCGGGACTCCCGATGTTATTTTTGTCTTGGATGTCGGTTATGAAAAAAATGCGATTGCCGAAGCTAAAAAATTAGGTATTCCAGTCGTCGGTGTGGTTGATTCTAACAATTCACCTGTGGGTATTGATTACGTCATTCCAGGTAATGATGATTCAATACGTGCGATTAAATTGTATTGTGAAGCGGCTGCAGATTCGGTTAATAATGCTAAACTTGCCTTACAAGGACAAGGGGCTGCAACGTCTCAACAAGGTGATTTTATTGAAGAAGCAACGTCGGAAGCGGATCAAGTAAAAGAAGACGTTTAAGGTATAAAGTTCTATTTTTGAAAATCGCAGGTATCAAACATAGGATTAACAAAAATGCCTCTTTAAAAGAGGCATTTTTACGGTCAAAATATATGGGAAAAGAAATAATGAAGATTACGGCACCAATGGTAAAAGAACTTCGTCAAAGAACGGGGTCTGGCATGATGGAATGTAGACGCGCTTTAACCGCAGCCGAAGGTGATATGGAAATCGCTATTGAAAATATGCGAAAAGCGGGGCTTGCCAAAGCAGATAAAAAAGCGAGTCGGGTTGCCGCTGAAGGAATGATTGGTATTAAAATTAGCGATGATGCGAAAACAGCCGCGATGGTTGATGTTAATAGCGAAACTGATTTTGTAACCAAAAGTGAAGATTTTATTACGTTTGTTAATTTAGTCACCGATTTAGTCTTAAATAATGAGATTAGCTCAACGGATGAATTACTAGCTGCCGAATTATCAGCGGGTAAAACGGTTGATGACACGCGTCGTGCTTTGATTGTTAAAGTGGGTGAAAACATTACCTTAAGACGTCTTGAGAGATATACCTCAACAGGAAGTATTGCCAGTTATGTTCATGGAAGTAAAATTGGTATTTTAGTTGAGATGGGTGATGAAAATGTTGCCTTAGGTAAAGATATTGCGATGCACATTGCTGCATTAAACCCTCAGTGTGTATTAGAAGAAGACGTGCCTGCTGCGGTGATTGCGAAAGAAAAAGAAATCATCAGTGGACGTATTAAAATTGAAGCTGAAGAAACAGGAAAATCAAAACCTGATGCTATTATTGAAAAAATGGCGACGGGTCGGATTAAAAAATTCTTAAGTGAAATTACCTTAGTCGGTCAAAAATTTGTTAAAGATGATAAAGTCACCGTGGCTGAATTGTTAAAATCAAATAAAACCAGCGTGGTTCGTTTTAGTCGTTTTGAAGTGGGCGAAGGAATTGAAAAAGCAGATGAAGATTTTGCAGCGGAAGTTATGGCGCAAGTTAACGGGTAACGAATTTCACCCCTTAAAATCGTGTTGAATTCTGTTTTTATCCAGTGACACGAATGCTAGATAAATATAGGTGGGTTGCACGCTCACCTATAGTAATTTTTAATAATTTTTAGATCTCCTTCTGTTTTGGCGTGTCGTTTGAATTTGAAGTCCAATAACGCATAAATCCCAATGAAGGATGTTGATTTTTTATATTCATTTTCTTTTAATGGAGATTCGGTAAGATGACTAAATTGATTTGCCAGAGAATTTTACTAAAATTAAGTGGCGAAGCTTTAATGAGTAACGATGGCGGTAGCATTGATGCAGAAATTATTAAACGCCTTGCCCTAGAAATTAAAGCACTTTGTGACGCGGGCTTACAAATTGGTTTGGTACTCGGTGGGGGAAATATATTGCGCGGTGCGCAACAAACCTCAGAAGGGTTAAATCGAGTGACAGGCGATCAGATGGGGATGTTAGCCACGGTCATTAATGCACTGGCGATGCGAGATGTCTTAGAATTTGTAGGACAGCCTGCGCGGGTGATGAGTGCGTTAAAAATTAACCATGTTTGTGAAGATTATGTGCGAACTAAAGCCATGAATCATCTCAATAAGGGGCGAGTTGTTCTTTTTGCCGCAGGTCTGGGGAATCCTTTTTTTACCACCGATACCGCGGCAAGTTTAAGAGCGATTGAAATTGAGGCGCAATTATTAATTAAAGCGACTAAAGTTAAGGGGGTTTACTCAGCGGATCCTCATAAAAATGCGAACGCTATTTTTTATCCGACGTTAACTTACAGTGAAGCAATTGATCAGCAATTAGCGGTCATGGATACAACCGCATTAGTGTTATGTCGGGAACATAATATGCCGATGCGAATTATGAATATTTTTGAGCAGGGCGCGTTAATGCGTCTTATGCAGGGTGAAGAGATTGGTTCATTTATTGAACGAGGACAAAACAAATGATTAATGATATTCAGCAAGAGGCTTCAGAACGGATGACTAAATCGGTTGAAGCGTTAGTTAATGCGTTTACCCGTATTCGTACCGGGAGGGCGCACCCAAGCTTGTTAGAGCAAATTAAGGTTTCTTACTATGGAACCGATACGCCTTTATCTCAAGTCGCTAATATAGGGATTGAAGATTCAAGAACCTTAAAGGTAACGCCTTGGGAAAAGCCGATGGTTCAAGCGATAGAAAAAGCAATTATGGCTTCAAACTTAGGTTTAAACCCCGCGACCACAGGAACGGTTATCCGTATTCCATTGCCGCCTTTAACCGAAGAGCGTCGTCGTGATTTAGTTAAATTAGTTAAAAATGAAGCTGAAAATGGGCGTATTTCAATTAGAAGTATTCGCCGTGATGCGAACTCTGAAATTAAAGAAGCCTTGAAAGAGAAAATTATTTCCGAGGATGAGGCGCATTCAGGGGAAGAAAAAACTCAAAAATTGACGGATTTATTTATTCAGAAAATTGAAAAGCAGCTGGAATTAAAAGAAGCTGATTTGCTATCAATGTAGGGGTGTTTCCTTATGAGCAATGATAGCCTGCC from Methylococcales bacterium carries:
- the map gene encoding type I methionyl aminopeptidase, producing MSILIKTADEIEKMRVAGKLAADVLDMIAPHVVAGISTNELNDICHDYMVNSQQTIPAPLNYKGFPKSICTSVNQQVCHGIPSEKKLKKGDIINIDITVIKAGYHGDTSQMFCIGQVTPFAKRLIEITREAMFLGIEQIKPGNHFGDIGYVIQKHAHKHRYSVVQEFCGHGVGKKFHEPPHVMHYGKMGTGELFKPGMIFTIEPMLNMGKRQTKILKDGWTAVTKDRSLSAQWEHTILVTETGYDVLTLRADEV
- the rpsB gene encoding 30S ribosomal protein S2, with product MAAVSMRQMLEAGVHFGHQTRYWNPKMANYLFGARNKIHIINLEQSLPLFNDAMNYLGQVTANKGNILFVGTKKAARKAVAEQAKLCGMPYVNHRWLGGMLTNYKTIKKSINRLKELEAMKADGTLYQRFSKKEALGMDRELEKLERSLGGIKDMRGTPDVIFVLDVGYEKNAIAEAKKLGIPVVGVVDSNNSPVGIDYVIPGNDDSIRAIKLYCEAAADSVNNAKLALQGQGAATSQQGDFIEEATSEADQVKEDV
- the tsf gene encoding translation elongation factor Ts, whose protein sequence is MKITAPMVKELRQRTGSGMMECRRALTAAEGDMEIAIENMRKAGLAKADKKASRVAAEGMIGIKISDDAKTAAMVDVNSETDFVTKSEDFITFVNLVTDLVLNNEISSTDELLAAELSAGKTVDDTRRALIVKVGENITLRRLERYTSTGSIASYVHGSKIGILVEMGDENVALGKDIAMHIAALNPQCVLEEDVPAAVIAKEKEIISGRIKIEAEETGKSKPDAIIEKMATGRIKKFLSEITLVGQKFVKDDKVTVAELLKSNKTSVVRFSRFEVGEGIEKADEDFAAEVMAQVNG
- the pyrH gene encoding UMP kinase — its product is MTKLICQRILLKLSGEALMSNDGGSIDAEIIKRLALEIKALCDAGLQIGLVLGGGNILRGAQQTSEGLNRVTGDQMGMLATVINALAMRDVLEFVGQPARVMSALKINHVCEDYVRTKAMNHLNKGRVVLFAAGLGNPFFTTDTAASLRAIEIEAQLLIKATKVKGVYSADPHKNANAIFYPTLTYSEAIDQQLAVMDTTALVLCREHNMPMRIMNIFEQGALMRLMQGEEIGSFIERGQNK
- the frr gene encoding ribosome recycling factor, translated to MINDIQQEASERMTKSVEALVNAFTRIRTGRAHPSLLEQIKVSYYGTDTPLSQVANIGIEDSRTLKVTPWEKPMVQAIEKAIMASNLGLNPATTGTVIRIPLPPLTEERRRDLVKLVKNEAENGRISIRSIRRDANSEIKEALKEKIISEDEAHSGEEKTQKLTDLFIQKIEKQLELKEADLLSM